One genomic segment of Gorilla gorilla gorilla isolate KB3781 chromosome 23, NHGRI_mGorGor1-v2.1_pri, whole genome shotgun sequence includes these proteins:
- the APOBEC3H gene encoding DNA dC->dU-editing enzyme APOBEC-3H isoform X2, with product MALLTAETFRLQFNNKLRLRRPYYRRKTLLCYQLTPQNGSMPTRGYFKNKKKCHAEICFINEIKSMGLDETQCYQVTCYLTWSPCSSCAWKLVDFIKAHDHLNLRIFASRLYYHWCKRQQEGLRLLCGSQVPVEVMGFPEFADCWENFVDHEKPLSFDPSKMLEELDKNSRAIKRRLERIKSWSVDVLENDLRSLQLGPVSHSLSRSNSR from the exons ATGGCCCTGTTAACAGCCGAAACATTCCGCTTACAGTTTAACAACAAGCTCCGCCTCAGAAGGCCTTACTACCGGAGGAAGACCCTCTTGTGTTACCAGCTGACGCCGCAGAATGGCTCCATGCCCACCAGAGGCTACTTTAAAAACAAG AAAAAGTGCCATGCAGAAATTTGCTTTATTAACGAGATCAAGTCCATGGGACTGGACGAAACGCAGTGCTACCAAGTCACCTGTTACCTCACGTGGAGCCCCTGCTCCTCCTGTGCCTGGAAGCTGGTTGACTTCATCAAGGCTCACGACCATCTGAACCTGCGCATCTTCGCCTCCCGCCTGTACTACCACTGGTGCAAGCGCCAGCAGGAGGGGCTGCGGCTTCTGTGTGGATCCCAGGTCCCGGTGGAGGTCATGGGCTTCCCAG aGTTTGCTGACTGCTGGGAAAACTTTGTGGACCACGAGAAACCGCTTTCCTTCGACCCCTCTAAGATGTTAGAGGAGCTAGATAAAAACAGTCGAGCCATAAAGCGACGGCTTGAGAGGATAAAG TCCTGGAGTGTGGATGTTTTAGAGAATGACTTAAGAAGTTTGCAGCTTGGACCCGTATCCCACTCATTGTCAAGAAGCAACTCAAGATGA
- the APOBEC3G gene encoding DNA dC->dU-editing enzyme APOBEC-3G isoform X1, which produces MTPQFRNTVERMYRDTFSYNFNNRPILSRRNTVWLCYEVKTKDPSRPPLDAKIFRGQVYSELKYHPEMRFFHWFSKWRKLHRDQEYEVTWYISWSPCTKCTRNVATFLAEDPKVTLTIFVARLYYFWDQDYQEALRSLCQKRDGPRATMKIMNYDEFQHCWSKFVYSQRELFEPWNNLPKYYMLLHIMLGEILRHSMDPPTFTSNFNNEHWVRGRHETYLCYEVERLHNDTWVLLNQRRGFLCNQAPHKHGFLEGRHAELCFLDVIPFWKLDLHQDYRVTCFTSWSPCFSCAQEMAKFISNKKHVSLCIFAARIYDDQGRCQEGLRTLAEAGAKISIMTYSEFKHCWDTFVDHQGCPFQPWDGLEEHSQALSGRLQAILQNQGN; this is translated from the exons ATGACGCCTCAGTTCAG AAACACAGTGGAGCGAATGTATCGAGACACATTCTCCTACAACTTTAATAATAGACCCATCCTTTCTCGTCGGAATACCGTCTGGCTGTGCTATGAAGTGAAAACAAAGGATCCCTCAAGGCCCCCTTTGGACGCAAAGATCTTTCGAGGCCAG GTGTATTCCGAACTTAAGTACCACCCAGAGATGAGATTCTTCCACTGGTTCAGCAAGTGGAGGAAGCTGCATCGTGACCAGGAGTATGAGGTCACCTGGTACATATCCTGGAGCCCCTGCACAAAGTGTACAAGGAATGTGGCCACATTCCTGGCCGAGGACCCGAAGGTTACCCTGACCATCTTTGTTGCCCGCCTCTACTACTTCTGGGACCAAGATTACCAGGAGGCGCTTCGCAGCCTGTGTCAGAAAAGAGACGGTCCGCGTGCCACCATGAAGATCATGAATTATGACG aaTTTCAGCACTGTTGGAGCAAGTTCGTGTACAGCCAAAGAGAGCTATTTGAGCCTTGGAATAATCTGCCTAAATATTATATGTTACTGCACATCATGCTGGGGGAGATTCTCAG ACACTCGATGGATCCACCCACATTCACGTCCAACTTTAACAATGAACATTGGGTCAGAGGACGGCATGAGACTTACCTGTGTTATGAGGTGGAGCGCCTGCACAATGACACCTGGGTCCTGCTGAACCAGCGCAGGGGCTTTCTATGCAACCAG gCTCCACATAAACACGGTTTCCTTGAAGGCCGCCATGCAGAGCTGTGCTTCCTGGACGTGATTCCCTTTTGGAAGCTGGACCTGCACCAGGACTACAGGGTTACCTGCTTCACCTCCTGGAGCCCCTGCTTCAGCTGTGCCCAGGAAATGGCTAAATTCATTTCAAATAAGAAACACGTGAGCCTGTGCATCTTCGCTGCCCGCATCTATGATGATCAAGGAAGATGTCAGGAGGGGCTGCGCACCCTGGCCGAGGCTGGGGCCAAAATTTCAATAATGACATACAGTG AATTTAAGCACTGCTGGGACACCTTCGTGGACCACCAGGGATGTCCCTTCCAGCCCTGGGATGGACTAGAGGAGCACAGCCAAGCCCTGAGTGGGAGGCTGCAGGCCATTCTCCAG AATCAGGGAAACTGA
- the APOBEC3H gene encoding DNA dC->dU-editing enzyme APOBEC-3H isoform X1, whose translation MALLTAETFRLQFNNKLRLRRPYYRRKTLLCYQLTPQNGSMPTRGYFKNKKKCHAEICFINEIKSMGLDETQCYQVTCYLTWSPCSSCAWKLVDFIKAHDHLNLRIFASRLYYHWCKRQQEGLRLLCGSQVPVEVMGFPEFADCWENFVDHEKPLSFDPSKMLEELDKNSRAIKRRLERIKQSWSVDVLENDLRSLQLGPVSHSLSRSNSR comes from the exons ATGGCCCTGTTAACAGCCGAAACATTCCGCTTACAGTTTAACAACAAGCTCCGCCTCAGAAGGCCTTACTACCGGAGGAAGACCCTCTTGTGTTACCAGCTGACGCCGCAGAATGGCTCCATGCCCACCAGAGGCTACTTTAAAAACAAG AAAAAGTGCCATGCAGAAATTTGCTTTATTAACGAGATCAAGTCCATGGGACTGGACGAAACGCAGTGCTACCAAGTCACCTGTTACCTCACGTGGAGCCCCTGCTCCTCCTGTGCCTGGAAGCTGGTTGACTTCATCAAGGCTCACGACCATCTGAACCTGCGCATCTTCGCCTCCCGCCTGTACTACCACTGGTGCAAGCGCCAGCAGGAGGGGCTGCGGCTTCTGTGTGGATCCCAGGTCCCGGTGGAGGTCATGGGCTTCCCAG aGTTTGCTGACTGCTGGGAAAACTTTGTGGACCACGAGAAACCGCTTTCCTTCGACCCCTCTAAGATGTTAGAGGAGCTAGATAAAAACAGTCGAGCCATAAAGCGACGGCTTGAGAGGATAAAG cAGTCCTGGAGTGTGGATGTTTTAGAGAATGACTTAAGAAGTTTGCAGCTTGGACCCGTATCCCACTCATTGTCAAGAAGCAACTCAAGATGA
- the APOBEC3G gene encoding DNA dC->dU-editing enzyme APOBEC-3G isoform X2: MRFFHWFSKWRKLHRDQEYEVTWYISWSPCTKCTRNVATFLAEDPKVTLTIFVARLYYFWDQDYQEALRSLCQKRDGPRATMKIMNYDEFQHCWSKFVYSQRELFEPWNNLPKYYMLLHIMLGEILRHSMDPPTFTSNFNNEHWVRGRHETYLCYEVERLHNDTWVLLNQRRGFLCNQAPHKHGFLEGRHAELCFLDVIPFWKLDLHQDYRVTCFTSWSPCFSCAQEMAKFISNKKHVSLCIFAARIYDDQGRCQEGLRTLAEAGAKISIMTYSEFKHCWDTFVDHQGCPFQPWDGLEEHSQALSGRLQAILQNQGN; encoded by the exons ATGAGATTCTTCCACTGGTTCAGCAAGTGGAGGAAGCTGCATCGTGACCAGGAGTATGAGGTCACCTGGTACATATCCTGGAGCCCCTGCACAAAGTGTACAAGGAATGTGGCCACATTCCTGGCCGAGGACCCGAAGGTTACCCTGACCATCTTTGTTGCCCGCCTCTACTACTTCTGGGACCAAGATTACCAGGAGGCGCTTCGCAGCCTGTGTCAGAAAAGAGACGGTCCGCGTGCCACCATGAAGATCATGAATTATGACG aaTTTCAGCACTGTTGGAGCAAGTTCGTGTACAGCCAAAGAGAGCTATTTGAGCCTTGGAATAATCTGCCTAAATATTATATGTTACTGCACATCATGCTGGGGGAGATTCTCAG ACACTCGATGGATCCACCCACATTCACGTCCAACTTTAACAATGAACATTGGGTCAGAGGACGGCATGAGACTTACCTGTGTTATGAGGTGGAGCGCCTGCACAATGACACCTGGGTCCTGCTGAACCAGCGCAGGGGCTTTCTATGCAACCAG gCTCCACATAAACACGGTTTCCTTGAAGGCCGCCATGCAGAGCTGTGCTTCCTGGACGTGATTCCCTTTTGGAAGCTGGACCTGCACCAGGACTACAGGGTTACCTGCTTCACCTCCTGGAGCCCCTGCTTCAGCTGTGCCCAGGAAATGGCTAAATTCATTTCAAATAAGAAACACGTGAGCCTGTGCATCTTCGCTGCCCGCATCTATGATGATCAAGGAAGATGTCAGGAGGGGCTGCGCACCCTGGCCGAGGCTGGGGCCAAAATTTCAATAATGACATACAGTG AATTTAAGCACTGCTGGGACACCTTCGTGGACCACCAGGGATGTCCCTTCCAGCCCTGGGATGGACTAGAGGAGCACAGCCAAGCCCTGAGTGGGAGGCTGCAGGCCATTCTCCAG AATCAGGGAAACTGA